Within Rhododendron vialii isolate Sample 1 chromosome 12a, ASM3025357v1, the genomic segment CTCTTGcatggtttttttcttttggatgctTATTCTGCTACATGTCCAGACTCATGTAATTTATGCTATGTGACCTTGAACGTGTTTTACTTCATCAGGTGAGGTCTCTACAAAATGCTAACAACCTCCCTTTATGGTTGGACCATATGAAACGGCTTGGATGGGCCGTGAATGTTGTTTACTCAGTTATGCACATCatattaatttttagattataTCAGATCCATATGCTCCTTAAAATTGATGCTGGTAGATCTGTGTCCATGATAAGTTAATTTAACTCCGCAGTTTATGACTTAGCACCGTTTTTGTATTCTTTCCACAAAAAGTACCGTTCTTAGAATTACTATGAACTCGCTTTTCATTCATCTAAATGCAGCTGGACGAATGGGAAAGAGCGTTCGGGATGGTTTGTTTGATGTCCCGGTTCAAGCTGCAGATGATATTCAAACCGTACAACACGGTACCGAAGTGTTTATCGATGCTGAAGCAAAAGAAACTGCTTCTGCCCTTGGCCTTTTGGCTTTAAATTATGGAAATTCCTCCGACTCTGAGGAAGAAGACATTGAAGCAGACATTCCTGTCTATAGCAGCCGAACCAAATCAAAAGACTTTGCACCAGTTGTTGGACTCCAAAGTGAATCTAGTAGTGATGATGTTTCTCTCCAAGTTGTTGATTCTTACGAGGATGATGGACATCTGATATCTAATTTTAGGGGTAGATATCAAAGTTTTGAGTGTTCTGATGAGTTTGAAAGTGGTAATAGGGCTTCCAAAGAGTCAAATAGTCTTGGGATTGGATTTAGACAACAAATGAAGTCATCAGCCGCTGATTCAAATTTTTCCCCGCTTACCAGACAGGCAGTAAGAAGTAGTAGCAATGCAATTGACCCATATGAGAACACCACTCTGTCATTTGCTCCAAGGTCTGACGTGGATTCGTCTAGATTGCATGTCTTCTGTCTTCAGCATGCTGTAGAAGTAGAACAGAGACTTCGTCCAATTGGTGGAGCACATATATTGCTACTTTGTCATCCAGGTGTGTTGTAATATAGTTTGATGAATACTGTGTTATATAAGAAACTACATTTTTCCTCCTTcgcttttccttttccttttttttttttcttggtttgtaatttttttccagtttttatCGAAGACTAATAATCATGCTTTTCCCCTGTACTACTTTAGCCGCTGGAAAACAAAGAATTCAGAATGCTGTTTGTGGAGTGTTAAATATGAAATATCTGTTGCACAATATTTACTGCAGGTTGCATGTAGTCATAGGTTTTTTTCTTAACAACAAGGAAAGTAATATTTCATTAATAATAACAGCATTTTACAAGATGTTGCATGTCGTCATAGTAGTTGTCCAACTCCGTTAACGGGGGTGGTTGCAAATAGGTGGACATGTTTGTGCATCTGTTGGTACTAAATCATATGTTACTGGGTATTTAGTGTTATGTGATGCTATGTACTAGCATACCTGTGGGGTTAAAAGGCTCGAGCTCAGGTACATTGTATACACTTTTCATTGGCTGCGGGCCTGTGTCCATTAGTATTTCATGGAAATTAGTTATTACCGTCTTCAGAAAGTTGTACTATTGTGTACGGATAGAATTTGGGAATGCACGTCTCTGTTACTGCGTGACTGCATGGTACCATTTGGTCCTTTTTCACTATTCCGGACATCTTGAAAAATCGTCTAtagtttttgttcttcaatgtcATAAGTTTTTTTAGAAACTTTGTCTATATACCAATAAAGAGATCTTTCTATCGGAGGAAACAATTTCGAACTTTTTTAGCAACAAAAGTCATAATATATTATCTGATTAAAGAGATCGCCAAAGAAGGATCAAATATGTGACGGAGGGTAGTAAAAAGGAAGTAAACTATTTGTGATGATAACTTGAGCTGGTCcctccctccttttttttctttgaatgtTTTCTGAATGAGCTTTTGGGCTTCCTTCCTTTGCATCTATGAACAAAATTCTTGCCAATATATTCACTGTCCTGTTAAGATTCTTTTCTTCCCTTAAGTTTTCGGTGGAATCGTTTGCAGATTACCCTGAGCTAGAGAATGAAGCAAAATCAGTGGCTGAAGAACTGGGAATTGATTATTTCTGGAATGATGTTGGATTCAGAGAGGCAGCTAAGGACGATGAAGTGACGATACAATTAGCTCTTGAAAGTGCAGATTCTTTACATGGGAATGGAGActgggctgttaagttaggcATCAATCTCTACTACAGTGCCAACCTAAGCCGATCCCCTCTCTATAGTAAGCAGATGCCGTACAACAGTATCATATATAAAGCCTTTGGACGTAGTTCTACGGTTAACTCTCCAACAAAACGCAAGGTCCACAGGAAGGGACcaggaaaacagaaaaaaatagtCGTGGCGGGAAAATGGTGTGGGAAAGTGTGGATGTCAAATCAGGTCCACCCTTTGTTGGCAGAAAGAGATACTGAGGAGGAAGAAGATAGGGGGTTTCGTGCTTGGTCGAAACCTAATGTTGTGaggcatgagagagagagactttcgGAGATCAGCCACCCTGCTGAAACGAACTCTATGGTAAATgctgaggaggaagaagaagaagaagaagaagaagaagaagagaggggttTTCGTGTTTGGTCGAAACCTGATATTGTGAGGCATGGGAAAGAGAGATTGTCGGAGATCACCCACACTGCCGAAACAAACTCTGGGATTAGGAAGAGtggaaggaagaggaagagtaCGATAAAAGCAGAGGCAAATTTGAAAGCTAAACGCCCGAAAATGGAGGATCCGGTTAACGATGCAGATGATTCGCAAGAGGAGGCTTATCAGAAGCAAAAGAGGagtcttaaaaacaaaaaaatggaaccAAAGACTCCTCTTCTTCTGAAAAGTCGTATACGCAATACGAGACAGTTTGACTCAGACattgaggaagaggaagagctGGAAGGTGGTCCCAGCAGCCGCCTGAGGAAAAGAGCCCCAAAGCTCTCAAAAGATTTAGTAGAGAGGCCGATTGAATCCAAGCCGATGTTAAAGAAGCCCACAAGTAgtaagaaagagaagaaatctCCAGCAGCAGCTCCTAGCAACATGAAAgtgagagaggaggaaggagagtaCCAGTGTGATGTGGAGGGATGCGCAATGGCTTTCAGCTCGAAACAAGAGCTTGTTATGCACAAACGAAACATTTGTCCGGTGAAGGGGTGCggaaagaagtttttctcaCACAAATACCTGGTTCAGCACCGCCGCGTTCACATGGACGACCGCCCTCTAAAGTGCCCTTGGAAAGGGTGCAAGATGTCGTTCAAATGGGCGTGGGCCCGGACTGAACACATTAGGGTTCACACGGGTGAACGACCTTATGTTTGCGAGGAATCGGGTTGTGGACAGACGTTCCGGTTCGTTTCGGATTTCAGCCGGCACAAGCGGAAGACCGGACACTTGGGGAAGAAGGGAAGGAGGTAACAGAACACGAAGAGAAAGGTGTGTAATTTGACATTGCTGATGAAACTGTTGTTTAGTTGACAGAGTAGGTTTAGGGTTAGAATttcctgtaattttttttttcagtcatAGCACAATTGATTCTGTTTGCCATCTGGGTTTTCATTAAGCCCATGCATTCTCTTCGATCAGAGCATTTGCTTGGATTTCAGGAAGGAAATTGTGTAGCATTGGACGTCCACAGCCAAAAATTTGGTCTTGAAATTGAAGTAGACATGTATCCCTTCCTTTTGAGGACTCTCAACTTTCAAGTTCCTGCGATGCCTCAGTTTCGACATACTAGTATTTTGTTCAGTGCCCTTGGAGCACACCGTACGGTCAGGCCCCTCCTCCTCCACGCAATCTTGTGGGGTCCTAGACTAAATATGCAGAGCCTAGGTGATCGAGTGGTTAAGAGGGGCCTGAGGCACCACCACGAGCCACTGAATAATCTCGTCACTTTCGTTGCCACCTTTCCCGGATTCGATAGATATGGGGTTGATTTCTTGTTATCGGCATTCGTTAttttcaagggttttttttttttggttcggcATTTTGATTCAGAATAAAACAATTCGATCATCAAAAATATGATCTACCTTTGATTCCTACTCCGAAGGATTATTATCTTGGGTTTATAATCTTTTTATACGGAGGAAAATGCTCTTGAGTTGGAAATCGGTATTCCAAGGACTCAACTCCATGCGTCATATCCCAATGAAAGCATTTTTTGCTGGGTCCATGTTCGGCATCCATAgtttcattcttttcaagaGAAAAACTCATTTACGGAGCAACTTGTAAATAATATTTACGGCATTCAATCGCGGTCCGAATTTTAACTATTTTTGTGaatagttcttttaaaatccggaccattgattatCGAAATGGACGACTAAGATTGCGTAGaaccgtgaataaatttctctctttttccaatCCTCttagaaaaaaatcaaacatgcCCAGTCTTATTCTCTTTctgaacagcaaaaaaaaaaaatacatattatcTTTCTTATGACCCAAATTAAACTATTAATCAACGCCAATTTAAACTGTTAATAAAACGTAAACATTTCTTCATGACTTCATCTAATAAAACTCTAGATGTCTTCCCTAAGACAACATTCCCCTTGGAATCATTATTGAAAATTactaaaatattttctcttccattgtttggtttgtaccattttcgttccattttcttttccttttttctttccataAGTTTCAAGTAGACTCTTAAATGTTTATGTTTACCTTGTCGATTATTCAACGTTCTGTACACCGCCACACATGTGTCGTAAATCCCTTCTTCACCAAACGATACTCATCCTTGAACTCTACAATAATGCGAAGGAAATTTCGGCCAACACGTGACGGTGCCCCAGGTCAGGTGCAACGTATGTGGCAATGAACGTGTATTCTACACAGCATtcgaaacaaagaaagagaacCGAGAAGATACAGACGCGTTTACTTatcaaacccaaaaaagaagaaaaagaaaaaaaacacattctctctctctctctctacacaatTTCCCCGGGGAGAACTCAGATGAAAAGTGCTTGCCAAAACGCTGTCCCCTTTCCCTAATCAAAACTCTCAATTAGGGCTTGAAATGTGGAGGTACTGAGAGAAAAATGGAAGAGTCCGCAACTTCTCCAGTATCACACAACGACGAACAGAAACCCAACTCTcatcaacagcagcagcagcagcagcaacaacaaccagggttttggagaaaactagggttcgggttcgggtttAACCCCTTCCCTTCGGTAGACCCTGATCCCAAACCCAACCCCACTCCTCAGCCTTCCGATGATCAAATCGCCAGTGGAGCGATCGCTATTCAAGAGCCTCAGACCCTGCAACTGACCAGCGAAGACATTGATGACCAGGTAAAATCCCAAGTTTTGGAAGAAAGGGGAGTAGTAAGCAACGAGTGTGTGGGTAGGGAATTTGATGTTGATCACGAATTGGGTACTCAGCAAACCCTAAAAAGTGAAGAGCTTCTGTACCAGGAAGCAGTGGAAGAAGAGATTAAAAATCTAGTCTTGGAAGAAAAGAGGAATGGGAATGATGAAGGTAATGGATGTCGTGACGAGAGCAATTGCTATCATCGCGAGGGTATTCAGGATTTTTCTTACAAATGGGACATCCTAGAGCTTGAGTACCAGCAAGAAGTTGAAGAAGAGATTCAAAATCTTgttttggaagaaaagaaaaatgaatatgGTGATGAGGCTATTGGATATTATCGTAATAAGAATGATTATCATTACGGTGGTGGTGAcgataatgatgatgatgatggtaaGAGTGAGATTGAGAAAGAAGATGGTGGGAATGGGCTTGTTGAAGGAGAGACTGGGGGGCCTATGGGATGGCGGAAGGAGGGTAGATACAGGAGGAGCTTGTATCCGGTGAGACCCGATGTCGAAGACTGTTCGCATTATGTACGGACAGGGGCGTGCAAGTTCGGACCGAATTGCAAGTTCAATCACCCTTTCAGAAGGAAAAATCAGGTATTTTACCGATTTATGTACCTATCCAGTGTTTGGTTAGCTGTGATGATTTTCAGTAGAAATGGAATGGTCATTCCTTGTTCCTTGGCCTACTATGCAATAGCTGTTCGCCTAAATTAGTGGATGATGGTTTATGATGgaatgtaccaaaccaaaaactaaacAGAGCCTTAAGTCCCGATTAATTTGGGTTGGCTATGCAAACCGGTTCTTTTCAAGGGCATTGCGTTCCGTGATATTCCAAAAATCTAGATCCTTTCAAACTGAGGCAATgtcaattttggtctacccTCCCCTTAGTGTTACCCAACTCCTGTTGTAATGTGTATACTGTTATTTTTGCGGACCAAACATGGGAATAAGGAGTCCAAGGGGAATGATGTTCCATTCCTGCTGCACTCGTGTGGACCAAACAATGTGTTGCAGTTTAATTATGTCAATGTGATTGCCATCTGTGGGCTACCCGCCCggatttgaaaaattgaagagtcgccacccggatttatggtttgccacccgagaaaccattTTGATCGAAAATAatggtttgaaattgaaaaccagagattgttttaggttcggaagccatgttacgagaggggaagggttttacggcacccctctcgACCAACACGGGGTCGGTCTCTACtcaatgtttgtgggattttatcGAAAATACCTTATTTCATTAAACAAttagcaggtatccacaggtataTCAAGTAAAGAGGTGCATGCATGTGCTGGTGTACAAGATATACTGAAATGATAATGAAAAATGGACAATGacagaaaaaatggaaaactgctACTCgaaccactcccgagcgctcgggatcggtcctgagcgctcaggaataCTGCTGGACCACCCTGCAAACTTTGTTAGCACAGATATAACAGGATATTCTAAacagaaacacaaaaaaaaaaaacttgaatatGCTCAGCAGAGGGTTTAAATGGCTAGGAACAGGTTCTAGCCCTCCAAACCATGCCTCCTTGctattggaaaatgaaaataactAGGCTCTGGGAGGACTAGTTTACACCCAGCGTCTACTAAGAACAGAAAATCCATATTGAACGACAAAATAAGATTTTGGTGAGCAGCAGCACTCCTGAGCACTCAGGaatggtcccgagcgctcgggagtgcatcCAGTgctcagaattttttttgtttctatgtaTTCCTCTTGCTTTTACTATtaaactaagataaaatgaACTCACCACCAGTATGGGGAACTGGTATGAGTCCATTGATTCCCCTCAGAAGTAGAAAAACATTGGATTATGAACGTGTTTATACCTTTTCAAGCTTagactttgctccttggattgAATTGAAAGCTTGGAAATAGATGGAAAAACAGTAGAAAACAGAGCCTGAGATGTATTTAAGACTGAAAATGTGTTTGtaattttcttggatttttcgTAGAAAAAATGCTTGAGAAAATGGACTTTTTAGAAAATGTTTGAGAAAGGGCTGATTTGCAAACAATGGGGgaagttagagagagaattttgtgGTCCCCTTGAAAGATAGAACataggggtatttataggggaggagaaaatagttttgaattttgaaaaataaatcaaaaataaagtgaaatatatttttgggGGGAAATGTCTACTGGTCTTCTGAATATAGTCTAAGCATTGACCTGGACCAGGGTTGAATGTTGAAAAGACTgaaaaagagtttgaaaaagccatggtcaatggtcaagctcATCATATGCTGTGACAGAGCTCCCGAGCGCTCCGAAGTgatcccgagcgctcaggaatggtcccgagcgctcaagaATGGTCCCGAGCGCTTAGGAGTGTCTATCCAACTTCAGAAGGGCGCCACGAACACTCCTGAACTCGGATTTGGGTGATTTtcgaagcgttggaaagctggttgagtcctctttctaacccaattggttttattcaaatatattttatacactAAAATGTGTGAATTTTACTCTTAGGGTGTTgagaaaaaatgtgttttagttttgaaaaagaccaaGAAACATCGTTCAAACTTTAGTTGAGTCTCATTTTGattccgtttcatcatcggggagcctcgagggcacaaattaaggataattAATATGTCCAAATTGGGATGTCTACACCATTGGAGCAGGTTGTGTTTGAAATTTAATGAAGTTAGACATGATACAATGTGATTTTTATCTAAGTGGTCTCTGGTGTTTCTGCTCCATTTTGTACTAAAGGAATAATAAGGGGTATAAGCTGTTAACAAAACATGTAGGGGACTGGTGGATTTTCTTAATTGATTTTGCTTCATCTGACTGCTATATTGCGTTGTAATGAGTTTGCTTTATTTTGCTCTGTTGCTCACATTACTGAAGTTTGCTAAGGAGAAGGTCAAGGAGAGGGAAGAAAGTCCAGAAAGACCGGGGCAGGTCGAATGCAAGGTGATTATTGTTATGATTATACTTGTGTCCGTATTTATCATCACTTGATGAGTGTCCGTATTAATCATCACTTGATGAAGATAAATATCTTATATCAATTGCATCTtgtgaagcttttttttttggcatgccTTGTGTGATTTGTTAGTATCAGTTCTCCTGTTCGTTGCTTGGATTGACTATTGTTTGATTTGGAGGATTATGTGGCATTACTCTAGTTTGGACTTAATCTTGAGATCCCAAACTAGAGTAGATTGCTAGTTTGTCATTGTCATCTTGCTTGTACGTTTGCTTGTAGACTCCAATTGACGCAACATGGTCCTTGAAGCCATATCAGAATGCGAAAAtggtttttgcattcttttTGTCGTTCCCAACAGGAGATTTCATTTCTGTGTAGTGGATGTTCGAATAAAGTTGGTGGTTGCCACCAAATTCAATTCCTATCTGAAAATTGTGTTGCAATTAGTAGAAACATTAAGGGAAGAGGAAGACACATCTTCTTAGAGGATATATGAGCGTTgcgtttaacaaaaaaaaaaaagagatttccCATCACTTGACCACGGAGATACGACCATAAAATCCTTATCATTATTGTCTTATTACTACAGAAGTTTTCCTGGGACTCAAAGAAAAGGTCTGGGTTCCATTATGGCCAGTTAACTTTTTAGTTGAGTTTAGCGCAATTTGTTATGCTAGTTACGATATTCAAAGAGAATACCCACCGTTGTACTGTTGCCATCCTTATTCCTTGAAGGTATCCATTTATCTTTCGGAGGGGTAAAGTTTCTCGTATATGGTTATCAGATGACATAAACTTGTTGTAGTACCTGTTTGGGGTTGTTGCTGTTTTTTCTGATGTCAGTTCTCAAGGTGTTATAACCCGACTCTTGAGTTGGTTGCAGTATCACCTGAGTCCAGGGGGGTGTAAGTATGGAAAAGCTTGTAGATACAAACACAGCATACGAAAAACTCCAGCAGTTCCAATAGTTGAATTCAACTTTCTGAATCTTCCAATCCGCCCGGTATGGCTTCCAACTTATCCTTCAAACTCCTTAGTACGCTacaaaaatttgatttaaagTCTTAAAGGTTGTGTTCATTAGATTTTCTGTATAGTGGAGCATTTTTTTGACACATTCTGACAATATCAAAATTTGTTCCAGGGAGAAAGGGAGTGCCCTTTTTACATGCGTAATGGCTCATGCAAGTATGGAGTAAACTGCAGGTTTAATCACCCGGATCCTACTGCAGTGGGAGGAGGTGACACCCTTTCTGGACATGGTCCTGGTGGAGCTGTTCCATTACATGGCGCATCTCAATCAACTATGTCACCCTGGTCATCACCAAGAGCATTGAGTGAGACCGGTCCTTTTGCTCCAGTGGTGTTTCCGCCAACCCAAGGGATTCCTTCCCCGTATCCAGAAAGGAATGGTCATCAGGTACTTCATTGCTCCTGTTAGATGACTTGAAGCCAATTCAGTTTCATTAATTGTGGCAATCGGCATCATCAACCCTGTTGTTATTCTTCGTATGGGTTTTGGATATTTCCTTGCATTGTTAACTGACTCAACTCTAATCTGCCCAATCGTGTAATTGGGTAGCTGTGGATGCAGCAATAAGGATATGTGGAAATAGCTGCCGAGTTCAATTGCGATCTGAGATATACtgttcttatttttctccctTCTTCTGCGCTCCATATGTTTTtcctccccctttttttttccctttatttatttattttgttgttgttaagCTTCGTGACGTGTTTTCATCCCTGCTACACCTCATGCAAAAAGCTTCATTGAGAGTCACACGACCCCATATACATGCACTTCATCGCAATGCTTATGGGCATAGTTTTCATGATGATTTATAAAAGGCATGTTTCATGAAGTCCAAATCTGGAagaattttttccttttggccTTAAAAAGTCACTCAAATTTGGACAAAGCACTGAGTTGCCTCCAAGGCCCTAACCATCCCAGGTGCGgagtcaaaagactcaaaatccatgtattttttctcaaatcagCACTTATTTTGCAAATCTTTCTTCAACATGACATgattatttgttcattttgacATCAAAATTCTTGGTATTTACTCATGCTCCTTGCCTTGGTCTTATGTCCCAAATTTTCAGTCATGTGATTGGCTTGTGTTCATGCCTTAAAGCATAGTTGCAGAACTCTTTTGGCAAACTCAAGCCTTACTTAAGTgagaagtaaaaaagaaaaagaaaggtgaTTCTTAGGATGGGAATTCTAAGCAAGGTGGCATTTGGTCATTAATGACTTTTCCTTGCATAGAAGTTACCTATCGTTCGTAACATCCTTTAAATGGTTTAAATAAGGTAGATTTAGTACTTCAGGTTTACTGTGCTTTTCTCCATTGACTATATATATTGAAACATTTTCGTCATTTTCGTAGTGGCTTGGTAATGATCATGTATACCCAGCACCATCAGAGAGGAGGCTGCCTACACCACCTGCTTTTTCCCTCAACACTCCAGCTGAGATCAATTTCTATGCACCTCATAAACAGCCAATGCTCATTGACGAATTCCCAGAACGACCGGGCCAACCTGAATGCAGTTATTTCTTGAAAACTGGGAACTGTAAGTATAAATCCGGATGCAAGTTTCACCATCCTAAGAACAGGTTGCCGAAGACAGCTGCCCCTTATTCTCCAGCTCTGAGTGACAATGGTCTGCCACAAAGACCTGTAAGTTCACAACTGTTGTAAACATTGTTTCTTTCTAAGATGTAGATTTGGGGAAAAAACGATTAAGTATTCCCAGTTAGTCCCTATTAATGAGTGTCTGGGATGAGTAGAATGGGTACAGTCACAGAcgtaacttttggcatcaaATGTGCCACTGTGCAAGTTGGTTGTCCTCATATTTGAATCCACAGCCTAGAGATTAGTAGGCTGAGATTTTTAACTATTGATCCTGTGGTCACCCCTAATTGGCAAAGTATGCAACAGAATTATCTGTTCCCAATACATCTCATGCATGGAACCCTAAACCAAGATACCATAATGTTGTTGTCTACATATTTCCTAGACAAAGGAATGACATTTCTCCATCCTATTGGAATCCTCTTTCTCCGCTTGTGGTAATTATCATGTCATAAGGAATCAGCAAGTATAGGGACAGTTATTCACAGCCTCGGGGCCTGTAACTTACATGTTGGTGTTTTGGGGGACAAACTGAGATGTGGTAAACTGTGAATGGAGTGGGGCAATGCCCCAAGACCACGAAATAAC encodes:
- the LOC131310585 gene encoding lysine-specific demethylase REF6, encoding MATATPSAEHQNTEVFPWLKTLPLAPEYHPTLAEFQDPISYIFKIEKEASTYGICKIVPPLPAAPKKTAIANVNRSLAARNPNNSPPTFTTRQQQIGFCPRKHRPVSKPVWQSGEHYTLPEFEAKAKNFERSYVKKSSKKGLTGLEVETLYWKANGDKPFSVEYANDMPGSAFVPVVSGGRNKKREKTEVVTVGETAWNMRGVSRAKGSLLRFMKEEIPGVTSPMVYVAMMFSWFAWHVEDHDLHSLNYLHMGAGKTWYGVPRDAAVAFEEVIRVNGYGGEINPLVTFAILGEKTTVMSPEVLISAGIPCCRLVQNAGEFVVTFPRAYHSGFSHGYNLGEAANIATPGWLMVAKDAAIRRASINCPPMVSHFQLLYDLALSLCSRIPKSVGTEPRSSRLKDKKKGEGETLIKELFVEDVMRNNDLLHILGEGSSVVLLPQNSLEEIKASESSASRNIILDRKLGVNQLASFYPVKGKLSSLPNGNRLSFLSGSDSACTLASQTHKVDAGTERTAQGDRLSDKGLFSCVTCGILSFACVAIVQPREAAAHYLMSADCSIFNDHYVGPPVPSDGCTVSAVAANPSEMNSHSAGRMGKSVRDGLFDVPVQAADDIQTVQHGTEVFIDAEAKETASALGLLALNYGNSSDSEEEDIEADIPVYSSRTKSKDFAPVVGLQSESSSDDVSLQVVDSYEDDGHLISNFRGRYQSFECSDEFESGNRASKESNSLGIGFRQQMKSSAADSNFSPLTRQAVRSSSNAIDPYENTTLSFAPRSDVDSSRLHVFCLQHAVEVEQRLRPIGGAHILLLCHPDYPELENEAKSVAEELGIDYFWNDVGFREAAKDDEVTIQLALESADSLHGNGDWAVKLGINLYYSANLSRSPLYSKQMPYNSIIYKAFGRSSTVNSPTKRKVHRKGPGKQKKIVVAGKWCGKVWMSNQVHPLLAERDTEEEEDRGFRAWSKPNVVRHERERLSEISHPAETNSMVNAEEEEEEEEEEEEERGFRVWSKPDIVRHGKERLSEITHTAETNSGIRKSGRKRKSTIKAEANLKAKRPKMEDPVNDADDSQEEAYQKQKRSLKNKKMEPKTPLLLKSRIRNTRQFDSDIEEEEELEGGPSSRLRKRAPKLSKDLVERPIESKPMLKKPTSSKKEKKSPAAAPSNMKVREEEGEYQCDVEGCAMAFSSKQELVMHKRNICPVKGCGKKFFSHKYLVQHRRVHMDDRPLKCPWKGCKMSFKWAWARTEHIRVHTGERPYVCEESGCGQTFRFVSDFSRHKRKTGHLGKKGRR
- the LOC131312156 gene encoding zinc finger CCCH domain-containing protein 67 isoform X1, which codes for MEESATSPVSHNDEQKPNSHQQQQQQQQQQPGFWRKLGFGFGFNPFPSVDPDPKPNPTPQPSDDQIASGAIAIQEPQTLQLTSEDIDDQVKSQVLEERGVVSNECVGREFDVDHELGTQQTLKSEELLYQEAVEEEIKNLVLEEKRNGNDEGNGCRDESNCYHREGIQDFSYKWDILELEYQQEVEEEIQNLVLEEKKNEYGDEAIGYYRNKNDYHYGGGDDNDDDDGKSEIEKEDGGNGLVEGETGGPMGWRKEGRYRRSLYPVRPDVEDCSHYVRTGACKFGPNCKFNHPFRRKNQFAKEKVKEREESPERPGQVECKYHLSPGGCKYGKACRYKHSIRKTPAVPIVEFNFLNLPIRPGERECPFYMRNGSCKYGVNCRFNHPDPTAVGGGDTLSGHGPGGAVPLHGASQSTMSPWSSPRALSETGPFAPVVFPPTQGIPSPYPERNGHQWLGNDHVYPAPSERRLPTPPAFSLNTPAEINFYAPHKQPMLIDEFPERPGQPECSYFLKTGNCKYKSGCKFHHPKNRLPKTAAPYSPALSDNGLPQRPGQNICSHYNRYGICKFGPACKFDHPVNYGHLAASSPGFVAPAMPSGFGNSPTVDDGWEPAVPSGFGNSPTVDDGWERAVPSGFGNSPTIDDGWE
- the LOC131312156 gene encoding zinc finger CCCH domain-containing protein 67 isoform X2, with amino-acid sequence MEESATSPVSHNDEQKPNSHQQQQQQQQQQPGFWRKLGFGFGFNPFPSVDPDPKPNPTPQPSDDQIASGAIAIQEPQTLQLTSEDIDDQVKSQVLEERGVVSNECVGREFDVDHELGTQQTLKSEELLYQEAVEEEIKNLVLEEKRNGNDEGNGCRDESNCYHREGIQDFSYKWDILELEYQQEVEEEIQNLVLEEKKNEYGDEAIGYYRNKNDYHYGGGDDNDDDDGKSEIEKEDGGNGLVEGETGGPMGWRKEGRYRRSLYPVRPDVEDCSHYVRTGACKFGPNCKFNHPFRRKNQFAKEKVKEREESPERPGQVECKYHLSPGGCKYGKACRYKHSIRKTPAVPIVEFNFLNLPIRPGERECPFYMRNGSCKYGVNCRFNHPDPTAVGGGDTLSGHGPGGAVPLHGASQSTMSPWSSPRALSETGPFAPVVFPPTQGIPSPYPERNGHQWLGNDHVYPAPSERRLPTPPAFSLNTPAEINFYAPHKQPMLIDEFPERPGQPECSYFLKTGNCKYKSGCKFHHPKNRLPKTAAPYSPALSDNGLPQRPGQNICSHYNRYGICKFGPACKFDHPVNYGHLAASSPGFVAPAMPSGFGNSPTVDDGWEPARAVPSGFGNSPTIDDGWE